The following coding sequences are from one Scylla paramamosain isolate STU-SP2022 chromosome 21, ASM3559412v1, whole genome shotgun sequence window:
- the LOC135111189 gene encoding serine/threonine-protein kinase greatwall-like isoform X2, translating into MEQSENKENILLHRDKTADDGAADSTNKMPKIEDFQFLKPISRGAFGKVFLGCKKENSSQLYAIKVVKKSDILHKNMVEQVITERDALARTKSPYCVQLYYSLQTASNVYLIMEYLIGGDLKSLLAIYGYFDEPMATFYAAELGLALHYLHSHGIVHRDVKPDNLLLDNKGHLKLTDFGLSKITLHKDITGTPTGNLPAQLYMRTPGQILSLASQLSFRSEDGNLTLDSSLVSDQSTLSNAGLKKLSSRSRSFIQRGQRTRGRVAANVNTSMQSTTPCSRNSGAVSPATVSPTVKKECPTMEESPNTNRYGTFSDLKKHFDFSSDCSPKEQSDKEVKSRVPSPSTPKFYTPCQSPHECQLVYPSPKEGDISSDFDISSVSDFGHESGIHPLSVLHSRDNSLDDIKEEDMEEIKASDDHMNTSSPKHVSSTTVDLTCVHESDSSMQSVNPIKTNELSHRKHREKRKDPDTDPSVDTCENNASLKEDSCISGYSDDVFLDEVSNASSLEPFDLNAAPKSTNENDLNKLHPRLRALSQLTDYVSPVATLVSTQSAKSKPVFSVADITTSSPVSPNFRKWEQNSKFPKTASQTVLHMAVCDSKVPAENIEESPNKEIISTTSRPNCDGIQGTDNSSSSKGDTTVEDTVHQTPNSRGQHILENFKVPAYARGIKRPMGSTSSASPVTASCGPHSTGLTRTFGTIHFDENTPKKQDTKRLRVSKQSRTSFRTLNEGQGTPDNQIKRDSGVELTEQNSMNSSDVTFELVRWYSESDMSIDEAERKPSAKGNPSPSAVSSASHTSRSQHFLSYHTPARIPSIPSSPLQEFGQTPLRAPKSVRRGVQPIGCESRILGTPDYLAPELLLHLGHGPAVDWWALGVCLFEFMTGIPPFNDETPEAVFHNILQRDIPWPENEEALSKEAVECVDKLLEYDPKTRADFEYIKTTALFSNIDWTNLSSTQPPFIPQPDDAMDTTYFEARNNIQHLTVSNFDL; encoded by the exons ATGGAACAGAgtgagaataaagagaatataCTGCTGCACAGAGACAAAACTGCAGATGATGGCGCCGCGGATAGCACTAATAAG atgCCAAAGATTGAGGATTTCCAATTCCTCAAACCAATAAGTCGTGGAGCATTTGG GAAGGTATTTCTGggatgcaagaaagaaaactcaTCTCAGCTGTATGCCATTAAGGTTGTCAAGAAGTCAGATATTTTACACAAGAATATGGTCGAGCAAG TGATCACAGAGAGGGATGCCTTGGCCAGAACAAAGAGCCCATACTGTGTTCAGCTGTATTATTCTCTTCAGACAGCATCAAATGTTTATCTT ATCATGGAGTACTTGATAGGGGGGGATCTGAAGTCTCTCCTAGCTATCTATGGTTATTTTGATGAGCCCATGGCCACATTCTATGCTGCAGAGCTAGGACTTGCCCTTCACTACCTACACAG TCATGGAATAGTACATCGTGATGTGAAGCCAGACAATCTTCTTCTTGATAACAAAGGCCACCTGAAGCTGACTGACTTTGGGCTCAGCAAAATCACTCTTCATAAGG ATATTACTGGAACACCCACTGGCAACCTGCCGGCACAGCTGTACATGAGGACTCCCGGCCAGATTCTTTCCCTTGCCTCTCAGCTTTCCTTT AGATCTGAAGATGGTAATCTAACCCTGGACAGCTCTCTAGTCAGTGATCAGAGTACTTTAAGCAATGCAGGCTTGAAGAAGCTTTCTTCAAGAAGTCGCAGTTTCATCCAAAGGGGGCAGAG AACTCGTGGAAGAGTGGCAGCAAATGTTAACACCTCAATGCAGTCCACTACACCTTGCAGCAGAAACAGTGGTGCAGTCTCCCCTGCAACTGTTTCACCTACTGTAAAGAAAGAATGTCCCACAATGGAAG AATCACCAAATACTAACAGATATGGCACCTTCTCTGACTTGAAGAAGCACTTTGATTTCTCAAGTGACTGCTCACCTAAGGAACAGTCAGACAAGGAAGTGAAGAGCAGAGTGCCTTCTCCATCCACACCAAAGTTTTATACCCCTTGTCAGTCTCCACATGAATGTCAGTTGGTATACCCTTCTCCCAAAGAAGGTGATATCTCTAGTGATTTTGATATATCATCAGTTAGTGATTTTGGACATGAGAGTGGCATCCATCCCCTCTCTGTGCTTCACTCCAGAGACAACAGTCTAGATGACATCAAGGAAGAAGATATGGAAGAAATCAAGGCCTCAGACGATCACATGAATACAAGTTCACCAAAACATGTATCATCCACTACTGTTGACTTGACATGTGTACACGAGTCTGATTCATCCATGCAGAGTGTTAACCCAATAAAGACTAATGAATTGAGCCACAGGAAGcatagggagaagagaaaagatccTGACACAGACCCATCAGTTGATACTTGTGAAAATAATGCTTCTCTAAAAGAGGACTCTTGCATTTCTGGCTATAGTGATGATGTTTTCCTTGATGAGGTGAGTAATGCCAGTAGCTTAGAACCTTTTGACTTGAATGCAGCACCCAAGAGCACCAATGAAAATGACTTGAACAAGCTTCACCCACGCCTGCGGGCACTTTCTCAGCTGACTGACTATGTTTCCCCGGTGGCTACTCTAGTTAGCACACAGTCAGCCAAATCCAAACCAGTTTTCTCAGTAGCAGATATTACTACAAGTTCTCCTGTTTCTCCAAACTTCAGGAAATGGGAACAGAATTCCAAATTTCCAAAAACTGCAAGTCAAACAGTGTTGCATATGGCTGTTTGTGATTCTAAAGTGCCTGCTGAGAACATAGAAGAATCTCCAAACAAGGAAATCATCAGTACAACTTCAAGACCAAACTGTGATGGTATACAAGGGACTGATAATTCATCCAGCTCTAAAGGAGACACAACAGTAGAAGACACGGTGCATCAAACACCAAACAGCAGAGGTCAGCACATCTTGGAAAATTTTAAGGTGCCAGCCTATGCTCGAGGAATTAAGCGGCCAATGGGTTCcacctcttcagcctctccagTGACAGCCAGTTGTGGGCCTCACTCCACGGGACTCACAAGAACCTTTGGAACAATTCATTTTGatgaaaacacaccaaaaaagcAAGATACCAAGAGGCTGCGTGTCAGCAAGCAAAGTAGGACATCTTTCAGGACTTTGAATGAGGGACAAGGAACTCCTGACAATCAAATCAAAAG AGATAGTGGAGTAGAACTGACAGAACAAAACAGCATGAATTCTTCAGATGTAACTTTTGAG TTAGTAAGATGGTACAGTGAGAGTGACATGAGCATTGATGAGGCCGAGAGGAAGCCCAGTGCTAAGGGGAATCCCTCACCATCAGCTGTGAGTTCTGCTTCACACACTTCCCGCTCCCAGCACTTCTTAAGCTACCACACGCCTGCAAGGATACCT AGCATCCCCAGCAGTCCTCTGCAGGAGTTTGGACAGACACCCTTGAGGGCCCCCAAGAGTGTGAGGCGTGGAGTTCAACCCATTGGGTGTGAATCTCGTATATTAGGCACCCCTGACTACCTTGCTCCTGAACTGTTGCTTCACCTAGGTCATG GACCTGCTGTTGACTGGTGGGCTCTAGGGGTGTGCCTCTTTGAGTTCATGACAGGCATCCCACCTTTCAATGATGAAACTCCTGAGGCAGTGTTTCACAACATCTTGCAAAGAG ACATCCCTTGGCCAGAGAATGAGGAGGCTCTCTCCAAGGAGGCTGTGGAGTGTGTGGACAAGCTCTTGGAGTATGACCCCAAGACTCGAGCAGATTTTGAATACATCAAAACTACTGCCCTTTTTTCTAATATTGACTGGACCAACCTAAGCAGCACTCAACCACCCTTCATTCCTCAGCCAGACGATGCAATGGACACAACCTACTTTGAAG ctCGAAACAATATCCAGCACCTCACCGTGTCCAACTTTGACTTGTGA
- the LOC135111189 gene encoding serine/threonine-protein kinase greatwall-like isoform X1, translating to MEQSENKENILLHRDKTADDGAADSTNKMPKIEDFQFLKPISRGAFGKVFLGCKKENSSQLYAIKVVKKSDILHKNMVEQVITERDALARTKSPYCVQLYYSLQTASNVYLIMEYLIGGDLKSLLAIYGYFDEPMATFYAAELGLALHYLHSHGIVHRDVKPDNLLLDNKGHLKLTDFGLSKITLHKDITGTPTGNLPAQLYMRTPGQILSLASQLSFRSEDGNLTLDSSLVSDQSTLSNAGLKKLSSRSRSFIQRGQSRTRGRVAANVNTSMQSTTPCSRNSGAVSPATVSPTVKKECPTMEESPNTNRYGTFSDLKKHFDFSSDCSPKEQSDKEVKSRVPSPSTPKFYTPCQSPHECQLVYPSPKEGDISSDFDISSVSDFGHESGIHPLSVLHSRDNSLDDIKEEDMEEIKASDDHMNTSSPKHVSSTTVDLTCVHESDSSMQSVNPIKTNELSHRKHREKRKDPDTDPSVDTCENNASLKEDSCISGYSDDVFLDEVSNASSLEPFDLNAAPKSTNENDLNKLHPRLRALSQLTDYVSPVATLVSTQSAKSKPVFSVADITTSSPVSPNFRKWEQNSKFPKTASQTVLHMAVCDSKVPAENIEESPNKEIISTTSRPNCDGIQGTDNSSSSKGDTTVEDTVHQTPNSRGQHILENFKVPAYARGIKRPMGSTSSASPVTASCGPHSTGLTRTFGTIHFDENTPKKQDTKRLRVSKQSRTSFRTLNEGQGTPDNQIKRDSGVELTEQNSMNSSDVTFELVRWYSESDMSIDEAERKPSAKGNPSPSAVSSASHTSRSQHFLSYHTPARIPSIPSSPLQEFGQTPLRAPKSVRRGVQPIGCESRILGTPDYLAPELLLHLGHGPAVDWWALGVCLFEFMTGIPPFNDETPEAVFHNILQRDIPWPENEEALSKEAVECVDKLLEYDPKTRADFEYIKTTALFSNIDWTNLSSTQPPFIPQPDDAMDTTYFEARNNIQHLTVSNFDL from the exons ATGGAACAGAgtgagaataaagagaatataCTGCTGCACAGAGACAAAACTGCAGATGATGGCGCCGCGGATAGCACTAATAAG atgCCAAAGATTGAGGATTTCCAATTCCTCAAACCAATAAGTCGTGGAGCATTTGG GAAGGTATTTCTGggatgcaagaaagaaaactcaTCTCAGCTGTATGCCATTAAGGTTGTCAAGAAGTCAGATATTTTACACAAGAATATGGTCGAGCAAG TGATCACAGAGAGGGATGCCTTGGCCAGAACAAAGAGCCCATACTGTGTTCAGCTGTATTATTCTCTTCAGACAGCATCAAATGTTTATCTT ATCATGGAGTACTTGATAGGGGGGGATCTGAAGTCTCTCCTAGCTATCTATGGTTATTTTGATGAGCCCATGGCCACATTCTATGCTGCAGAGCTAGGACTTGCCCTTCACTACCTACACAG TCATGGAATAGTACATCGTGATGTGAAGCCAGACAATCTTCTTCTTGATAACAAAGGCCACCTGAAGCTGACTGACTTTGGGCTCAGCAAAATCACTCTTCATAAGG ATATTACTGGAACACCCACTGGCAACCTGCCGGCACAGCTGTACATGAGGACTCCCGGCCAGATTCTTTCCCTTGCCTCTCAGCTTTCCTTT AGATCTGAAGATGGTAATCTAACCCTGGACAGCTCTCTAGTCAGTGATCAGAGTACTTTAAGCAATGCAGGCTTGAAGAAGCTTTCTTCAAGAAGTCGCAGTTTCATCCAAAGGGGGCAGAG CAGAACTCGTGGAAGAGTGGCAGCAAATGTTAACACCTCAATGCAGTCCACTACACCTTGCAGCAGAAACAGTGGTGCAGTCTCCCCTGCAACTGTTTCACCTACTGTAAAGAAAGAATGTCCCACAATGGAAG AATCACCAAATACTAACAGATATGGCACCTTCTCTGACTTGAAGAAGCACTTTGATTTCTCAAGTGACTGCTCACCTAAGGAACAGTCAGACAAGGAAGTGAAGAGCAGAGTGCCTTCTCCATCCACACCAAAGTTTTATACCCCTTGTCAGTCTCCACATGAATGTCAGTTGGTATACCCTTCTCCCAAAGAAGGTGATATCTCTAGTGATTTTGATATATCATCAGTTAGTGATTTTGGACATGAGAGTGGCATCCATCCCCTCTCTGTGCTTCACTCCAGAGACAACAGTCTAGATGACATCAAGGAAGAAGATATGGAAGAAATCAAGGCCTCAGACGATCACATGAATACAAGTTCACCAAAACATGTATCATCCACTACTGTTGACTTGACATGTGTACACGAGTCTGATTCATCCATGCAGAGTGTTAACCCAATAAAGACTAATGAATTGAGCCACAGGAAGcatagggagaagagaaaagatccTGACACAGACCCATCAGTTGATACTTGTGAAAATAATGCTTCTCTAAAAGAGGACTCTTGCATTTCTGGCTATAGTGATGATGTTTTCCTTGATGAGGTGAGTAATGCCAGTAGCTTAGAACCTTTTGACTTGAATGCAGCACCCAAGAGCACCAATGAAAATGACTTGAACAAGCTTCACCCACGCCTGCGGGCACTTTCTCAGCTGACTGACTATGTTTCCCCGGTGGCTACTCTAGTTAGCACACAGTCAGCCAAATCCAAACCAGTTTTCTCAGTAGCAGATATTACTACAAGTTCTCCTGTTTCTCCAAACTTCAGGAAATGGGAACAGAATTCCAAATTTCCAAAAACTGCAAGTCAAACAGTGTTGCATATGGCTGTTTGTGATTCTAAAGTGCCTGCTGAGAACATAGAAGAATCTCCAAACAAGGAAATCATCAGTACAACTTCAAGACCAAACTGTGATGGTATACAAGGGACTGATAATTCATCCAGCTCTAAAGGAGACACAACAGTAGAAGACACGGTGCATCAAACACCAAACAGCAGAGGTCAGCACATCTTGGAAAATTTTAAGGTGCCAGCCTATGCTCGAGGAATTAAGCGGCCAATGGGTTCcacctcttcagcctctccagTGACAGCCAGTTGTGGGCCTCACTCCACGGGACTCACAAGAACCTTTGGAACAATTCATTTTGatgaaaacacaccaaaaaagcAAGATACCAAGAGGCTGCGTGTCAGCAAGCAAAGTAGGACATCTTTCAGGACTTTGAATGAGGGACAAGGAACTCCTGACAATCAAATCAAAAG AGATAGTGGAGTAGAACTGACAGAACAAAACAGCATGAATTCTTCAGATGTAACTTTTGAG TTAGTAAGATGGTACAGTGAGAGTGACATGAGCATTGATGAGGCCGAGAGGAAGCCCAGTGCTAAGGGGAATCCCTCACCATCAGCTGTGAGTTCTGCTTCACACACTTCCCGCTCCCAGCACTTCTTAAGCTACCACACGCCTGCAAGGATACCT AGCATCCCCAGCAGTCCTCTGCAGGAGTTTGGACAGACACCCTTGAGGGCCCCCAAGAGTGTGAGGCGTGGAGTTCAACCCATTGGGTGTGAATCTCGTATATTAGGCACCCCTGACTACCTTGCTCCTGAACTGTTGCTTCACCTAGGTCATG GACCTGCTGTTGACTGGTGGGCTCTAGGGGTGTGCCTCTTTGAGTTCATGACAGGCATCCCACCTTTCAATGATGAAACTCCTGAGGCAGTGTTTCACAACATCTTGCAAAGAG ACATCCCTTGGCCAGAGAATGAGGAGGCTCTCTCCAAGGAGGCTGTGGAGTGTGTGGACAAGCTCTTGGAGTATGACCCCAAGACTCGAGCAGATTTTGAATACATCAAAACTACTGCCCTTTTTTCTAATATTGACTGGACCAACCTAAGCAGCACTCAACCACCCTTCATTCCTCAGCCAGACGATGCAATGGACACAACCTACTTTGAAG ctCGAAACAATATCCAGCACCTCACCGTGTCCAACTTTGACTTGTGA